In Panacibacter ginsenosidivorans, the following proteins share a genomic window:
- a CDS encoding GEVED domain-containing protein has protein sequence MKKILHLTIAILISIYSFAQSYSLDWVRTADSYLKNGSMIARDNADNVIATGYTTSSSIYTQKYDKFGNFKWERSSSSDIHSNYEKGIWVNTDAQNNVYVTGYRYTISTQPPYEFPNAIIVLKYDPDGNLLWKFVLPGSFGLTLPYSSSPLKFRSEIDTGGNIYVGTSGNISGNPVSGFVLVKINPQGNMVWNRTHNFSTQHGFSSMRLKKNLIVLTGSSELYNHNVSSVMYDTSGNEKWYATTSEYFGGKDVELDDAGNSYILTGNYNEVSPTSGADIVVLQYNSSGSQIKRNKYDFGGSEFASKICITGTNELGIISYYSSATNFFIDWLVLKINMSGALQWSKASINTSPYDVFPAYLIGNSKGELFVTGTKASGNQFPGYLAIGTNKYLSDGTIAWSALYDSTASNGLALTSASDGSLYVLGLSFTTVIHYFDHTGTGTCGITDTARAINITRNVAVIQYAKNTNAFVYHIQYKASTSPVWITISTDKTRFKLTGLTPGTTYDYRIKDVCNSGPSGYTSVRQFTTLGKGYCATGGANSTADWIDLVWLGSIQSGSGNNNGYADLTYLTTKAAPGATVSGYLSASYGAGTHNEFFSVWIDFNIDGDFNDPGEKVIDTSTTSIGWIAVSFVVPTTAKQGTTRMRVSMKNLSAPQPCGSYAAGETEDYGFVIQTPPATIANTLIAAENIQKKTGSFIITPNPASNYVNIQHDLDNTKPVYVTVTNSNGQQVISKILSGNTLDVSKLSNGFYMVQLRQGNTTKSSKLLIQR, from the coding sequence ATGAAAAAGATATTACACCTAACGATTGCTATCCTTATTAGCATATACTCCTTTGCTCAAAGTTATTCCCTTGACTGGGTGCGTACCGCAGACAGCTATCTTAAAAACGGTTCTATGATTGCCCGTGATAATGCAGATAATGTTATCGCTACTGGCTACACCACCAGTTCGTCTATCTACACACAGAAGTACGACAAGTTTGGCAACTTTAAATGGGAGCGATCTTCATCATCGGATATTCATAGTAACTATGAAAAAGGTATTTGGGTAAATACCGATGCACAAAATAATGTGTATGTAACCGGCTACCGTTATACCATCAGCACACAGCCACCTTATGAATTTCCAAACGCCATCATAGTTTTAAAGTATGATCCCGATGGTAATCTTTTATGGAAATTTGTTTTGCCCGGATCATTCGGGTTAACCCTTCCTTACAGCAGTTCTCCTTTAAAATTCAGAAGTGAAATTGATACAGGTGGAAATATATACGTTGGTACATCCGGAAATATTAGCGGCAATCCTGTTTCAGGATTTGTATTGGTAAAAATTAATCCGCAGGGTAATATGGTATGGAACAGAACGCACAACTTCAGTACGCAGCATGGCTTTAGTTCTATGCGTTTAAAAAAGAACCTGATCGTTTTAACAGGTTCATCAGAATTGTACAATCATAATGTATCGTCTGTTATGTACGATACTTCGGGTAATGAAAAATGGTATGCAACTACGTCAGAATATTTTGGAGGTAAAGATGTAGAACTGGACGATGCCGGCAACTCTTATATACTCACGGGCAATTATAATGAAGTAAGCCCAACAAGCGGGGCAGATATAGTGGTGCTGCAATACAACAGCAGCGGCAGCCAGATTAAAAGAAATAAATATGATTTTGGGGGTAGTGAATTTGCCTCAAAAATTTGTATTACCGGAACAAATGAATTAGGTATTATAAGTTACTACTCATCTGCCACCAATTTTTTCATAGACTGGCTGGTACTAAAAATAAATATGAGCGGTGCGTTGCAATGGAGCAAGGCATCGATCAACACTAGTCCATATGACGTATTCCCGGCATACCTCATTGGCAATAGTAAAGGTGAACTCTTTGTTACAGGAACCAAAGCAAGTGGCAATCAGTTCCCCGGTTATCTTGCAATTGGTACAAATAAATACCTGTCTGATGGCACTATTGCCTGGTCTGCATTGTACGATTCCACCGCAAGCAATGGATTGGCACTTACATCAGCAAGCGATGGCAGTTTATATGTATTGGGGTTAAGCTTTACCACCGTGATACATTATTTCGATCATACAGGAACAGGAACCTGTGGCATTACTGATACGGCAAGAGCTATTAACATTACCCGGAATGTAGCCGTAATTCAATATGCAAAAAATACAAATGCTTTTGTTTACCATATTCAATACAAAGCTTCCACTTCGCCGGTTTGGATAACTATTTCAACAGATAAAACAAGATTTAAATTAACAGGATTAACCCCCGGTACCACTTATGACTATCGTATAAAAGATGTTTGCAATAGCGGACCATCTGGTTATACATCAGTAAGACAATTTACTACATTGGGTAAAGGTTATTGTGCAACCGGTGGTGCAAATTCAACTGCCGACTGGATAGACCTTGTATGGCTGGGCTCTATACAAAGCGGCTCTGGAAATAACAACGGGTATGCAGACCTCACTTACCTCACAACCAAAGCTGCCCCTGGTGCAACTGTTAGCGGCTATCTCAGTGCATCTTATGGTGCGGGTACACACAATGAATTTTTTAGTGTTTGGATAGACTTCAATATTGACGGAGATTTTAATGATCCGGGAGAAAAAGTAATCGATACTTCCACCACTTCTATCGGGTGGATTGCTGTATCCTTTGTGGTACCCACAACCGCAAAACAAGGCACCACCCGCATGCGTGTAAGCATGAAAAATCTTTCAGCGCCACAACCATGCGGTTCTTATGCAGCAGGCGAAACAGAAGATTATGGTTTTGTAATACAGACTCCGCCGGCAACAATTGCAAACACTTTAATAGCAGCAGAAAATATTCAGAAAAAAACGGGGTCATTTATTATTACACCCAATCCTGCAAGTAACTATGTAAACATTCAACATGATCTTGATAATACGAAACCTGTTTACGTTACAGTTACTAATAGTAATGGTCAACAAGTAATATCAAAAATACTTTCAGGCAATACACTGGATGTTAGTAAACTCTCTAATGGTTTTTACATGGTTCAGTTAAGGCAGGGCAATACCACAAAGAGCAGCAAATTATTAATTCAACGATAA
- a CDS encoding Crp/Fnr family transcriptional regulator, with protein sequence MINSNEIFKTLPGLDESLVTEIQHASVLKHIPKDTEILREGQYVKVIPVVLKGLIKVYTQHKDKELLLYYIRPEESCIMSFAACLKNEPSKVFAITEDDTDALLLPVNKITGWIKQYPSINTLFFRMYNLRYSELLDTIHHLLFTKLDDRLYHFLKERSKLTCTNPLKISHKQIATELGTAREVITRVMKRLEQEGKVKQHGNSIEIC encoded by the coding sequence ATGATAAACAGTAATGAAATATTTAAAACATTACCAGGTCTGGATGAATCGTTGGTTACAGAAATTCAGCATGCTTCTGTTTTAAAACATATACCAAAAGATACAGAGATATTAAGAGAAGGGCAGTATGTAAAAGTAATACCGGTTGTACTGAAAGGGCTTATAAAAGTCTATACGCAACATAAAGACAAAGAACTGCTGCTTTATTATATAAGGCCGGAAGAAAGCTGTATTATGTCTTTTGCCGCATGTCTTAAAAATGAACCCAGCAAAGTATTTGCTATTACCGAAGATGATACAGATGCTTTGCTCTTACCCGTAAATAAAATTACAGGGTGGATAAAACAATACCCTTCTATCAATACGCTTTTTTTCAGGATGTATAATTTAAGGTACAGTGAACTGCTGGATACTATTCATCATTTGCTTTTTACAAAACTGGATGATAGATTATACCATTTTTTAAAAGAACGTTCAAAACTTACCTGTACTAACCCTTTAAAAATTTCGCACAAACAAATTGCAACAGAATTGGGCACTGCAAGAGAGGTAATAACACGTGTAATGAAAAGACTGGAACAGGAAGGCAAAGTAAAACAGCATGGCAACAGCATAGAAATATGTTAG
- a CDS encoding YgaP family membrane protein, which produces MKKNMGKSDRIIRVLIALVIGFLYYNGTIAGTLGIVLLVLAGVFILTSLVSFCPLYSIFGINTCGIKRKA; this is translated from the coding sequence ATGAAAAAGAACATGGGAAAATCAGACAGAATTATACGCGTACTTATTGCATTGGTCATTGGATTCCTTTATTACAATGGGACCATTGCAGGCACACTGGGTATTGTATTACTTGTACTGGCGGGAGTATTTATATTAACCAGCCTTGTAAGTTTTTGCCCGCTGTACAGCATTTTTGGAATCAACACATGTGGTATAAAAAGAAAAGCATAA